One genomic region from Cucumis melo cultivar AY chromosome 9, USDA_Cmelo_AY_1.0, whole genome shotgun sequence encodes:
- the LOC103504605 gene encoding nudix hydrolase 1-like — translation MEKGTAETAVPVPRVAVVVYILKGKSVLMGRRLSSAGDSGHFTFALPGGHLEFGESFEECAVREVKEETGLDIEKTEFLTVTNVPFLNDPKPSHYVTISMRAVLSDPSQVPQNLEPNKCSGWDWYDWDHLPNPLFWPMEKMVRSGFNPFPV, via the exons ATGGAGAAGGGCACGGCGGAGACGGCGGTGCCGGTGCCGAGAGTTGCAGTGGTGGTTTACATTTTGAAAGGGAAATCAGTGTTAATGGGTCGAAGGCTTTCCTCTGCCGGTGACTCCGGCCACTTCACCTTCGCACTCCCCGGCGGACACCTGGAGTTCG GCGAGTCGTTTGAGGAATGTGCCGTGAGAGAAGTTAAGGAAGAAACAGGGTTGGACATTGAGAAAACAGAGTTTTTGACTGTTACAAACGTTCCTTTTCTCAATGATCCAAAGCCTTCTCATTATGTCACCATTTCTATGCGAGCTGTTTTGTCTGATCCCTCGCAAGTTCCACAAAATCTTGAGCCAAACAAGTGCAGTGGCTGGGACTGGTATGACTGGGATCATCTTCCAAATCCTCTGTTTTGGCCTATGGAGAAGATGGTAAGAAGTGGGTTTAATCCATTTCCTGTTTGA
- the LOC103504606 gene encoding protein MIZU-KUSSEI 1-like gives MKTIMANSSSHDSFSFSKRYNNYFNFNKNTKHNHNQHQEEEDDHHQILTVNPPKHKHTTVVSVSKLRSAIALSFGIRTRSCRVLGTIFGHRRGHVHFSVQTEGSAKPMFLVELAMPTTALVREMASGVARIALECERGEKKKKKGELNEEGIWRSYCNGKKYGIAHRFECGAEEWRILRAVGPITVGAGVLPGIEEGGGEGEVMFMRARFERVVGSKDSEAFYMINPDGVGGPELSIFLLRV, from the coding sequence ATGAAAACAATCATGGCCAATTCTTCTTCACATGattccttctccttctccaagagatataataattatttcaacttcaaCAAAAACACCAAACACAACCATAACCAAcatcaagaagaagaagatgaccACCACCAAATCCTAACAGTAAACCCTCCAAAACACAAACACACCACCGTTGTCTCAGTCTCCAAGCTCCGTTCCGCCATTGCATTATCGTTCGGGATTAGGACTCGGTCATGTCGAGTCCTGGGGACGATATTCGGACACAGACGAGGGCACGTGCATTTCTCGGTACAAACAGAGGGGAGTGCGAAGCCGATGTTCTTAGTGGAGCTAGCGATGCCAACGACTGCGCTCGTTCGAGAGATGGCGTCGGGGGTGGCGAGGATTGCGTTGGAGTGTGAGAGaggggagaaaaagaagaagaagggagagTTGAATGAGGAAGGGATATGGAGATCATATTGTAATGGGAAGAAGTATGGAATTGCTCATAGGTTCGAGTGTGGGGCTGAAGAATGGAGGATTCTTAGAGCTGTTGGGCCTATAACTGTTGGAGCTGGGGTGTTGCCTGGGATTGAAGAGGGAGGTGGTGAAGGTGAAGTGATGTTCATGAGGGCTAGGTTTGAGAGAGTTGTGGGTTCAAAGGATTCAGAAGCTTTTTACATGATTAATCCTGATGGGGTTGGTGGCCCTGAGCTTAGTATTTTTCTGCTCAGGGTTTGA